The following are from one region of the Rosettibacter firmus genome:
- a CDS encoding spermidine synthase, with product MKNENLLIYIVTFFLSITVISFEIISTRVSSVIFVHNYAFIILSFAISGLGFGSIYSFYKLKSIQKENATNLIFRFLTYYGFSLALFILIITLFSITNHFLFFLFLFIPFFIAGILYSQIFKLYSDYSFKLYAADLTGAALGSLLPLLLLNILGASNFILLLSLIIIFISFSFKFVKEKPTVAPVPIILLITIILVFINGSRDLIGKIPIGKFDEKDFYYVYPDPEIKANILESRWSIYGRTDLVAYSHQDVVRQMFIDGAAGTQMYRFNGNIQKAGKTLLELLLEHTTTIPFLYLNENQKDSMLIIGPGGGKEVLIGLFAEVKNITGVEVNPDFVNMVKDYKNYNGGIYTNFPNVNIIIKEGRNYIKQVNKKFDLIVIALPSTKQLQNIDALAMNENYLLTVEALNDYLNVLTPEGMLIFTLHNKWELLRFIVTSMKAFEKNGIKNQNFVNHVIVLESDYAPTILIKKTPFKKEELIKWNKKQNELPARFHKITFMPYLNNEANFNNVTGSIINNFLYGISTSQFTLNEFIEEHPYDITPCYDNNPFFYKVSKFLPSEYTGLFFTIFIISLIFVLKLLTQFKKELVKSKILTLRKLLIVFASIGTGFMIIEVVLFQKMILYLGSPTVSLSILLCSILLGMGAGSYSGNKIISNNHYKRLFVTSSLIIFYGLILFLIVPEFLNQLMSINQVILTIIIFLLILPLGFLLGIPFPTSIKLLREQKLENYIPWMYGINATLSVFGSVFSILLAMLYGFNISFFAGLFFYALVLVAFKGKTS from the coding sequence ATGAAAAACGAAAATCTGTTAATCTATATAGTTACATTCTTTCTATCTATTACTGTGATTAGTTTTGAAATTATTTCAACGCGTGTTAGTTCTGTTATATTTGTGCATAATTATGCATTCATTATACTATCTTTTGCAATTTCTGGGTTGGGATTCGGAAGCATTTATTCATTTTATAAATTAAAATCCATTCAAAAAGAAAATGCAACGAATTTAATTTTTAGATTCCTTACTTATTATGGTTTTTCACTGGCACTATTTATTTTAATCATCACACTATTTTCAATTACAAATCACTTTTTATTTTTTCTCTTTTTATTTATTCCTTTCTTTATAGCTGGAATTTTATATTCCCAAATTTTCAAGCTTTATTCTGATTATAGTTTTAAACTTTATGCTGCTGATCTAACTGGTGCAGCACTGGGTTCATTATTGCCGCTTTTATTATTAAATATTCTGGGTGCTTCGAACTTCATTTTACTTTTATCGCTAATAATTATATTTATTTCTTTCTCATTTAAATTCGTAAAAGAAAAACCAACAGTTGCACCAGTCCCAATTATTTTATTAATAACAATTATTCTTGTTTTCATAAATGGTAGTCGAGATCTAATTGGCAAAATTCCAATAGGTAAATTTGATGAAAAAGATTTTTATTACGTCTATCCAGATCCAGAAATAAAAGCAAATATTTTAGAAAGCCGATGGAGTATTTATGGAAGAACAGATCTTGTAGCATATAGCCATCAAGATGTGGTTCGCCAGATGTTTATTGATGGTGCTGCTGGAACTCAAATGTATCGATTTAATGGAAACATTCAAAAAGCAGGAAAGACTTTATTAGAGTTATTACTTGAACATACAACAACAATTCCTTTCCTTTATCTCAATGAAAATCAAAAAGATTCAATGTTGATAATTGGTCCAGGTGGAGGCAAAGAAGTTTTAATTGGATTATTCGCAGAAGTAAAAAATATTACCGGCGTAGAAGTCAATCCCGATTTTGTCAACATGGTAAAAGATTACAAAAATTATAATGGTGGAATTTATACGAATTTCCCAAATGTCAATATTATTATAAAAGAGGGACGCAATTATATCAAACAGGTAAATAAAAAATTTGATTTAATTGTAATTGCTCTTCCTTCTACAAAACAGTTGCAGAACATTGATGCTTTAGCTATGAATGAAAATTATTTGCTTACTGTTGAAGCATTAAATGATTACCTAAATGTACTTACACCCGAAGGTATGTTAATTTTTACATTACACAATAAATGGGAACTTCTACGTTTTATTGTTACATCAATGAAAGCTTTTGAAAAAAATGGAATCAAAAATCAAAACTTTGTTAATCATGTTATAGTTTTAGAATCTGATTATGCACCAACAATCTTAATTAAAAAAACACCTTTCAAAAAAGAAGAATTAATTAAGTGGAATAAAAAACAGAATGAATTACCCGCCCGTTTTCATAAAATAACTTTTATGCCTTATCTGAATAATGAAGCAAATTTTAATAATGTTACAGGTTCTATAATAAATAATTTTTTATATGGTATTTCTACTTCTCAATTTACACTTAATGAATTTATTGAAGAACACCCATATGATATAACTCCATGTTACGATAATAATCCCTTTTTCTACAAAGTATCAAAATTTTTACCATCAGAGTACACTGGACTTTTTTTCACAATATTCATAATAAGTTTGATTTTTGTTTTAAAACTATTAACTCAATTTAAAAAAGAATTAGTTAAGTCAAAGATTCTTACTCTTCGAAAGCTTTTAATTGTTTTTGCATCCATAGGTACAGGCTTCATGATTATAGAAGTAGTTCTATTTCAGAAAATGATTCTGTATTTAGGTTCACCAACTGTTTCTCTATCAATTTTATTATGTTCAATATTACTGGGAATGGGTGCAGGTAGTTACAGCGGAAATAAAATTATTTCTAATAATCATTACAAAAGGTTATTTGTTACAAGTTCATTAATAATTTTTTACGGATTAATCTTATTTCTAATTGTACCGGAATTTTTAAATCAATTAATGTCAATAAACCAGGTTATCTTAACAATAATAATCTTTTTATTAATTCTGCCACTTGGTTTTCTACTCGGGATACCATTCCCTACTTCAATTAAATTACTCAGAGAACAAAAATTAGAAAATTATATCCCATGGATGTATGGTATTAATGCCACATTATCTGTGTTTGGTTCTGTTTTTTCAATACTCTTAGCAATGTTATATGGATTTAATATTTCCTTTTTTGCTGGATTATTTTTCTATGCTTTGGTTTTAGTAGCATTTAAAGGTAAAACATCTTAA
- a CDS encoding glucuronyl esterase domain-containing protein — MMTNKIVSLIIYIIIFNMNIISQELPLSYDVENTGTNCSLPPLPSINELPVINHLPDPFMWADTTKGRIKSIDDWRCRRAEIGAQIQYYELGKKPEPPDTLLATFSPDSILTVTIIENGDTLILTSKVTLPDGEGPFPAVIGVGFGGGTGSLPPDIFINRKIATIQFRFWELAPWGFDIKRGTGGFYKLYPDSKVGFFTAWAWGVSRIIDGIEKALKTKIDMKRLAITGCSFAGKIALFSAAFDERIALTIAQEPGGGGDAAWRVTETLSGSRETLRNAQGAPWYHQDIRQFNNLVNKLSFDHHELMAMIAPRALLVLGNPDYEWLAEESGHVSCKAAKEVWKALGVPDRFGFSKVAGHIHCQLPDIQRPEVIAFVEKFLLGNKNVNTNIEISPYNPDLTKWIPWSTPELSTATDIHEEETKKIRNFNLKQNYPNPFNPETIISFTLTEKTKVSLIVYDVLGKLIKVLLDEEKEPGEYQIKYTPDSLSSGTLIYQLKTPQGSLNRKMVYVK, encoded by the coding sequence ATGATGACAAACAAAATTGTTTCACTCATTATTTACATAATCATTTTTAATATGAATATTATTTCACAGGAATTGCCACTATCTTATGATGTTGAAAATACTGGTACCAATTGCTCACTTCCACCTTTACCATCTATCAACGAGTTGCCTGTAATAAATCATTTACCAGATCCATTTATGTGGGCAGATACAACAAAGGGACGTATTAAATCCATAGATGATTGGAGATGTCGTCGTGCAGAAATTGGTGCACAAATTCAATATTATGAACTCGGAAAAAAACCTGAACCACCAGATACACTGTTAGCAACTTTTTCACCAGATAGCATATTGACAGTTACAATTATAGAAAATGGAGATACACTTATATTAACTTCAAAAGTTACTTTACCTGATGGCGAGGGACCATTTCCAGCTGTAATTGGCGTTGGTTTCGGGGGCGGAACAGGAAGTTTACCACCAGATATTTTTATAAATCGAAAAATTGCTACTATTCAATTCAGATTCTGGGAATTAGCACCCTGGGGTTTTGATATTAAAAGAGGAACCGGTGGATTTTATAAACTTTATCCTGATTCAAAAGTTGGATTCTTTACTGCATGGGCATGGGGTGTAAGTAGAATTATTGATGGGATAGAAAAAGCTCTTAAGACAAAAATCGATATGAAACGATTAGCCATAACGGGTTGTTCGTTTGCTGGTAAAATAGCACTATTCTCTGCAGCATTTGATGAACGAATTGCTCTAACAATTGCACAGGAACCGGGTGGTGGTGGAGATGCCGCCTGGAGAGTAACAGAAACTTTAAGTGGCAGTAGAGAAACTCTAAGAAATGCTCAGGGAGCTCCATGGTATCATCAAGACATTCGTCAATTCAATAATTTAGTAAATAAACTTTCATTCGATCATCATGAATTAATGGCTATGATTGCACCAAGAGCACTCCTTGTTCTTGGCAATCCAGATTATGAATGGCTTGCAGAAGAATCCGGTCATGTATCCTGTAAGGCAGCTAAAGAAGTCTGGAAAGCTCTTGGAGTTCCAGATAGATTTGGATTTTCTAAAGTAGCCGGTCATATTCATTGTCAACTACCCGATATTCAAAGACCTGAAGTTATAGCATTTGTAGAAAAATTTCTTCTGGGAAATAAAAATGTAAATACAAATATTGAAATCAGTCCATATAATCCAGACCTTACTAAATGGATTCCATGGAGTACTCCAGAACTTTCAACAGCCACAGATATACATGAAGAAGAAACAAAAAAAATTAGAAACTTCAATCTCAAGCAAAATTATCCTAATCCATTTAATCCCGAAACAATAATTTCATTCACATTAACAGAAAAAACAAAAGTCAGTTTGATAGTCTATGATGTTCTTGGAAAATTAATTAAAGTTCTTCTTGATGAAGAGAAAGAACCTGGTGAATATCAAATTAAATACACGCCAGATTCACTTTCTTCCGGGACTTTAATTTATCAGCTTAAAACTCCACAGGGTTCATTAAATAGAAAAATGGTTTATGTCAAATAA